A genomic window from Pseudomonas argentinensis includes:
- a CDS encoding glycosyltransferase — protein MAKRLRRNGIACYLDVGYDIKVDKGNFNKPYDEEKAIYQGVFTLVRVEGIDAIPHYTVPFITHLHEVLIGQRVSVSAEQEQQLLAAVDEASQALAQRIIALWESLAIRYVIVENGTLPENIIYTRALYQAIETYGKEHGLGNFVIWRDHDLMWNSEKAIMKYGPEPYPHAVRPVRSPYIRYVTLNNHLKNQLEQWCDHQVQVEVRKNTYDFDRQGTYRNIREGLDIRDSDVLIARTTRIIPQKRQDRDIWLIPRLNQLFAQSGSGRKVYLVVAGDPQEHPTYFAALNKQIRELNIEPFVKFVGSLSHACMPAKQNAITIEDLYGSCDLVSFLTSWGYDSYGNPIGEAISSQRCYITTRYEYYQEVYGRHGFEAPIMNISQANDGLPDEAFVDEVYRLLNDRLLMKDIARRNFVIGQRVLANNVAGMLDLNEPGGTMRDTIFVSVVLPVYNERDRIDSVLDSLFQQQTRDGLITHDSYELIIVDNNSSDDSVQKINAFRARNPSLDIHVIEERVQGVSSARKRGMDYASVRSRQRDLRLGTSSRHYIASADADCTVDPFWLHALIRKMVDEHADLGTCNYYYNQAAFQTRPNLYAEIDRTLRCREMSFSLFGGFPDGKGFAVERTLYDKVGGIEIFYQLQDGRFVEHLSDDWDFGIRVIAWGGKPVYAHDSRIEINSRRVDTILEEVITGKAYGQDGIIIMKDVRPDVERQLPTLADTSAEQSRQAWEYSIKDYVPKNIVLPALLNPHILLENRAVREFFGGPVADRLYQRIHEIKYESRVIDFKPIHAYKTPAYRLYFEFRDELFSALRRAVGDDIGYPPALPECFAAVRPEDFQRFVYYFCEDRESGEAHNYFANGGVF, from the coding sequence GTGGCCAAGCGACTCCGACGTAATGGCATCGCCTGTTATCTGGATGTGGGTTACGACATAAAGGTCGACAAAGGCAACTTCAACAAACCATACGACGAAGAGAAAGCCATCTATCAGGGCGTGTTCACCCTTGTTCGTGTCGAGGGCATCGACGCCATTCCCCATTACACGGTGCCGTTCATCACGCACTTGCATGAAGTGCTGATTGGACAACGAGTGTCCGTTTCGGCTGAGCAAGAACAGCAACTTCTCGCGGCGGTGGATGAAGCATCACAGGCTTTGGCCCAGCGAATCATCGCGTTGTGGGAATCACTCGCTATCCGTTACGTGATAGTCGAAAACGGCACGCTGCCGGAAAACATCATCTATACCAGGGCGCTGTACCAGGCCATCGAAACCTACGGCAAGGAACATGGCCTGGGGAATTTCGTGATCTGGCGCGATCACGACCTGATGTGGAACAGTGAAAAGGCGATCATGAAGTACGGCCCCGAGCCGTACCCCCATGCCGTCAGGCCTGTGCGCTCGCCCTATATCCGCTACGTGACCCTCAATAACCATCTGAAGAACCAGCTCGAGCAATGGTGCGACCATCAGGTGCAGGTCGAGGTGCGCAAGAACACCTATGACTTTGACCGGCAAGGCACTTACCGCAACATCAGGGAAGGCCTGGATATCCGCGATAGCGACGTATTGATCGCCCGTACCACGCGCATCATTCCGCAAAAACGCCAGGACCGCGACATCTGGTTGATCCCCCGGCTGAATCAGCTTTTCGCCCAGAGCGGCAGTGGGCGCAAGGTATATCTGGTGGTCGCCGGCGACCCTCAGGAACACCCAACTTACTTCGCCGCGTTGAATAAGCAGATCAGGGAACTGAACATCGAGCCGTTCGTGAAGTTCGTCGGCTCGTTATCCCACGCTTGCATGCCGGCGAAGCAGAACGCGATCACCATCGAGGATCTCTATGGGTCCTGCGATCTGGTTTCCTTTCTGACGTCCTGGGGCTATGACAGTTACGGCAACCCCATAGGCGAGGCCATCAGCAGCCAGCGTTGTTACATCACCACCCGCTACGAGTATTACCAGGAAGTGTATGGCCGGCACGGCTTCGAGGCGCCGATCATGAATATTTCCCAAGCCAATGACGGGCTGCCGGATGAGGCATTCGTCGACGAAGTCTATCGGCTGTTGAACGACAGATTACTGATGAAAGACATCGCGCGGCGAAACTTCGTTATTGGCCAGCGGGTGCTCGCCAATAACGTCGCCGGCATGCTGGACCTGAATGAACCTGGAGGAACCATGCGTGACACCATTTTTGTATCGGTCGTGCTGCCGGTTTATAACGAGCGTGACCGCATCGACAGCGTGCTGGATTCCCTGTTTCAGCAGCAGACCCGGGACGGCCTGATCACCCATGACAGCTACGAGCTGATCATCGTCGACAACAACTCCAGCGATGACTCGGTGCAGAAAATCAACGCCTTCAGGGCGCGCAATCCGTCCCTCGATATTCATGTCATCGAGGAGCGCGTTCAGGGTGTTTCCTCGGCGCGCAAACGCGGTATGGACTATGCCAGCGTGCGCTCGCGCCAGCGCGACCTGCGTCTCGGTACCAGCAGCAGGCATTACATCGCCTCCGCCGATGCGGACTGCACCGTGGACCCATTCTGGCTGCACGCGCTGATCAGAAAGATGGTCGATGAACACGCCGACCTCGGTACCTGTAACTACTACTACAACCAGGCCGCCTTTCAGACCCGGCCGAACCTGTACGCCGAAATCGACAGGACGTTGCGCTGCCGGGAGATGTCCTTCTCGCTGTTCGGCGGCTTTCCCGACGGCAAGGGCTTTGCCGTCGAACGCACGCTCTACGACAAGGTAGGCGGCATCGAGATCTTCTACCAGCTGCAAGACGGCCGTTTCGTGGAACACCTCTCCGATGACTGGGACTTCGGCATCCGGGTCATCGCCTGGGGCGGCAAACCCGTGTATGCCCATGATTCGCGCATCGAAATCAACAGCCGCCGGGTGGACACCATTCTGGAGGAGGTGATCACCGGCAAGGCCTATGGCCAGGACGGCATCATCATCATGAAGGACGTGCGCCCGGACGTGGAGCGGCAGCTGCCCACCCTGGCCGACACCAGCGCCGAGCAGTCGCGGCAGGCCTGGGAGTATTCGATCAAGGACTACGTGCCCAAGAACATCGTGCTGCCGGCCTTGCTCAACCCCCACATCCTGCTGGAAAACAGGGCGGTGCGTGAGTTCTTCGGCGGGCCGGTGGCCGACCGTCTCTACCAGCGTATCCACGAGATCAAATACGAGTCACGGGTCATCGATTTCAAACCCATCCACGCCTACAAGACGCCGGCCTATCGCCTGTATTTCGAGTTTCGCGACGAGCTGTTCAGTGCGTTGCGCCGGGCGGTAGGCGACGACATCGGCTACCCGCCGGCCTTGCCCGAGTGCTTTGCGGCCGTGAGGCCCGAGGACTTCCAACGCTTCGTCTACTACTTCTGCGAGGACCGCGAGTCCGGCGAAGCCCACAACTACTTTGCCAATGGCGGGGTGTTCTGA
- a CDS encoding radical SAM protein has product MNVEALNSLNDIDPNYPLPRVHEFLSRPQNAAMLDYVFNDPFGCHVFPGDIADYPLEEFFADMDGEIGQARQIHLWAYIPTCRYRCHFCQYPTVILNPKAASSQQVFVDLVDYNIKEARMWLQKVPSLANAEVGEFNIFGGTPSLLPEPELRRLMDFYLSHFNFSAATLRFEGEPGTLTRDYLLLLKELGFTKISFGAQSFDDRIISACGRMHSAEECVQTIHHAREIGLEWVSVDLIYGMLGQGVDDVKYDLEKVLELELSHVVITKLHMEEFMKTRTGVSGERQSHWQRKGLIGTDSMTFPGLGKQYQMRELVERYLASGYREHPTMYFHQNHLQAEKWKGLITDLPTQYPEVAIGLGGSSKCTRAEAINITGYKKYKEALDQDRLPIEGSRGVSPLQREVNAFKMALSTLVPVDDKVFRQRFEGRSLYDNPIISRTLDTLVEKALVTVQGEVVSLTPNGVTLVEAIINTQFVEPHA; this is encoded by the coding sequence ATGAACGTCGAAGCACTGAACTCACTGAACGATATCGACCCCAACTATCCGCTGCCCAGGGTCCATGAGTTTCTCTCCCGCCCGCAAAACGCCGCCATGCTGGACTACGTATTCAACGATCCCTTTGGCTGCCACGTGTTTCCTGGCGATATCGCCGACTATCCGCTGGAGGAATTCTTCGCGGACATGGACGGTGAAATCGGCCAGGCCCGGCAGATTCACCTGTGGGCCTATATCCCCACCTGTCGTTACCGCTGCCATTTCTGCCAGTACCCCACGGTCATCCTCAATCCCAAGGCGGCGTCGTCACAACAGGTGTTCGTCGACCTGGTGGACTACAACATCAAGGAAGCCAGGATGTGGCTGCAGAAGGTCCCGAGCCTGGCCAACGCCGAGGTGGGGGAATTCAATATCTTCGGCGGAACGCCGTCGTTGCTGCCGGAGCCGGAACTGCGCCGCCTGATGGACTTCTACCTGAGCCATTTCAATTTCTCGGCCGCCACCCTGCGCTTCGAAGGCGAGCCGGGCACCCTGACGCGCGACTATCTGCTGCTGTTGAAGGAGCTTGGCTTCACCAAGATCAGCTTTGGCGCGCAGTCTTTCGACGACCGCATCATCTCCGCCTGCGGGCGCATGCACTCGGCCGAAGAGTGCGTGCAGACCATCCACCATGCCCGGGAAATCGGCCTGGAGTGGGTCAGTGTCGACCTTATCTACGGCATGCTGGGGCAGGGCGTGGACGATGTTAAGTACGACCTGGAGAAGGTGCTCGAGCTCGAACTTTCCCATGTGGTCATCACCAAGCTGCACATGGAAGAGTTCATGAAAACCCGCACCGGGGTTTCCGGTGAACGGCAAAGCCACTGGCAACGCAAGGGCCTGATCGGCACCGACAGCATGACCTTTCCCGGCCTGGGCAAGCAGTACCAGATGCGCGAACTGGTCGAGCGCTACCTCGCCTCGGGCTATCGCGAACACCCGACCATGTACTTCCACCAGAACCACCTGCAGGCGGAGAAGTGGAAGGGGCTCATTACCGATCTGCCCACCCAGTACCCGGAGGTGGCGATCGGCCTGGGCGGCAGCTCGAAATGCACCCGCGCCGAAGCGATCAACATCACCGGCTACAAGAAATACAAGGAAGCGCTCGACCAAGACCGCCTGCCCATCGAGGGGAGCCGCGGCGTGTCGCCCCTGCAGCGGGAAGTCAACGCCTTCAAGATGGCGCTATCCACGCTAGTGCCCGTGGACGACAAGGTGTTCAGGCAGCGCTTCGAAGGCAGGAGCCTCTACGACAACCCGATCATCAGCCGCACGCTGGACACACTGGTGGAAAAGGCCCTGGTCACCGTGCAGGGCGAGGTGGTCAGCCTGACCCCCAACGGCGTGACCCTGGTGGAGGCCATCATCAATACCCAGTTCGTCGAGCCCCATGCCTGA
- a CDS encoding MFS transporter: protein MNAACPSIAANRLQQRATRHIFLVAGLGMASWAPLIPFVKSHLAIDEGTLGLLLFCIAAGSMLVMPLAGRAIARFGCKPLILTCAAIFCLVLPLMMLAGSVWEMAAALLVFGAANGLLDVSMNAQAVIVERESGQARMSGFHGFYSIGSVAGAGGVTLLLWVGLTPLQAIGLIVLLIALFTLSARGHLLARRVTDRGESGGTLQALAQPGVLFIAVLCFFVFMIEGAMLDWSAVLLHTERGLDKSHAGAGFTLYAIAVAVCRLYGDRLVNAHGRQRMLMLGGACASLGLLLVVAIDLPGVALLGFVLTGIGLSNIVPILFTAAGNQPEVASSFALPAVTVIGYTGLLSGPALIGVVARHWSLTAAFSAGIVIMLLICASARRVARHGAG, encoded by the coding sequence ATGAATGCTGCCTGCCCGAGTATCGCTGCCAATCGCCTCCAGCAGCGCGCCACGCGCCATATCTTCCTTGTCGCCGGGCTCGGCATGGCGTCCTGGGCGCCGCTGATTCCTTTCGTAAAATCCCACCTGGCCATCGACGAAGGCACGCTGGGCCTGTTGCTGTTCTGTATCGCCGCGGGCTCCATGCTGGTGATGCCGCTGGCAGGGCGGGCGATTGCCAGGTTCGGTTGCAAACCCCTGATCCTGACCTGCGCGGCGATCTTCTGCCTGGTGCTGCCCTTGATGATGCTCGCCGGCTCCGTCTGGGAAATGGCGGCCGCGTTACTGGTGTTCGGCGCGGCCAATGGCCTGCTGGATGTTTCGATGAATGCCCAGGCGGTCATCGTCGAGCGTGAAAGCGGGCAGGCCAGAATGTCCGGTTTCCATGGGTTCTACAGCATCGGCAGCGTGGCCGGTGCCGGCGGGGTCACCCTGCTGCTGTGGGTCGGGCTGACGCCGCTGCAAGCCATCGGCCTGATCGTGCTGCTGATCGCGCTGTTCACCCTGTCCGCCCGCGGCCACCTGCTGGCCAGGCGGGTAACGGATCGCGGCGAGTCCGGCGGCACCTTGCAGGCGTTGGCCCAACCCGGGGTTCTGTTCATCGCCGTGCTGTGCTTCTTCGTGTTCATGATCGAGGGGGCCATGCTGGATTGGTCGGCGGTGCTCCTGCACACCGAACGCGGGCTGGACAAGAGCCATGCCGGGGCCGGTTTTACGCTGTATGCCATCGCCGTCGCCGTGTGCCGCTTGTATGGCGACCGCCTGGTCAACGCCCATGGTCGCCAGCGCATGCTGATGCTGGGCGGCGCCTGCGCCTCGCTGGGGCTGCTGCTGGTCGTGGCGATCGATCTGCCAGGCGTTGCGCTACTGGGCTTCGTGCTCACCGGCATCGGCCTGTCCAATATCGTGCCCATCCTGTTCACCGCCGCTGGTAATCAGCCAGAGGTTGCCTCGAGCTTCGCCCTGCCTGCCGTCACCGTGATCGGCTACACGGGTCTGCTGAGCGGCCCTGCACTGATTGGCGTGGTAGCCCGGCACTGGAGCCTGACCGCGGCGTTCTCCGCGGGAATCGTGATCATGTTGCTGATTTGTGCCAGTGCCCGACGCGTTGCCCGTCATGGCGCCGGCTGA
- a CDS encoding thiol-disulfide oxidoreductase DCC family protein, translating into MDRKPTWPLTLYFDGECPLCAREINTLRGRAAPERLRFVDIRDQGFEPESLALTFAQMESLLHARFADGAWVTGLDATLWSWRAAGLGFWAAPLSWRWARPMLNVAYRLFCRWRPHLAWLPHPDGAARCKGESCAIPKAGNAPHKQSTREKR; encoded by the coding sequence ATGGACAGAAAGCCAACATGGCCACTGACCCTCTATTTTGACGGTGAGTGCCCACTCTGCGCCCGGGAGATAAACACCTTGCGCGGGCGTGCCGCCCCGGAGCGCCTGCGCTTCGTCGATATCCGTGACCAAGGTTTCGAGCCAGAATCCCTGGCGCTCACCTTTGCCCAGATGGAATCATTGCTGCACGCCAGGTTTGCCGATGGCGCCTGGGTCACCGGTCTGGACGCAACGTTGTGGAGCTGGCGCGCGGCTGGCCTCGGCTTCTGGGCCGCCCCCCTGTCGTGGCGGTGGGCCAGGCCGATGCTGAACGTCGCCTACCGGCTTTTTTGCCGCTGGCGTCCGCATTTGGCTTGGCTGCCTCATCCGGATGGTGCCGCTCGCTGTAAAGGCGAGAGCTGTGCGATTCCCAAGGCGGGGAATGCACCGCATAAGCAGTCGACCCGTGAAAAGCGTTAG